One part of the Phragmites australis chromosome 3, lpPhrAust1.1, whole genome shotgun sequence genome encodes these proteins:
- the LOC133910429 gene encoding probable CCR4-associated factor 1 homolog 7 yields MSSGIVLNDSVYWVTFHAGYDFGYLLKILTCNSLLDTQVRFFKLMKIYFPIVYDIKHLMKFYSSLHGGLNKLTELLTVERVEESHQAGSDSLVTSCAFWKLRDSFFASSMEKLRDSFFAPQQA; encoded by the coding sequence ATGTCCTCCGGCATCGTGCTCAATGACTCTGTCTACTGGGTTACCTTTCACGCCGGATATGACTTTGGGTACCTACTCAAGATCCTCACTTGCAATAGCCTCCTAGACACGCAAGTCAGGTTCTTTAAGCTGATGAAGATATATTTCCCAATTGTGTACGACATCAAGCACCTCATGAAGTTCTACAGTAGCTTGCACGGCGGGCTAAACAAGCTCACCGAGCTCCTTACTGTAGAGCGCGTTGAAGAGTCCCACCAGGCCGGGTCTGATAGCCTAGTCACATCCTGCGCATTCTGGAAGCTTAGGGACTCATTCTTTGCTAGCTCGATGGAGAAGCTCAGAGATTCATTCTTTGCCCCACAGCAAGCTTAG